A genomic region of Colletes latitarsis isolate SP2378_abdomen chromosome 7, iyColLati1, whole genome shotgun sequence contains the following coding sequences:
- the LOC143343562 gene encoding uncharacterized protein LOC143343562, giving the protein MADENEKSPDDRTEELYTWISMIPSLKQKKNLPRDFSDAVLMAEILKVYYPRYVDLHNYVPANSLTTKKENWGILNRKVLSKIDMKLSKDTINQLANSHPGVAEHLLLELRDKILCNDKEKDPVEKGKNKKYATIEENLCFDSDRLTAATECSRRSIYERLFFIVQWLLSLLCVWNYFPSIKFRKESTGAMSRTQNTWENRNVEDGSIPYYVCTQLKQELCEKDDIICTLNRKVEYLESAMKVKDLRISNLASQILQNAVESEQLAKVETNNDTQIKSRFQLLHVRDKF; this is encoded by the exons ATGGCCGACGAGAACGAAAAGAGTCCGGATGATCGAACGGAAGAGCTGTACACGTGGATTTCCATGATTCCGTCCttgaaacagaaaaaaaatttaccaAGAGACTTTTCGGACGCTG TTTTGATGGCGGAGATCCTCAAGGTATATTACCCCCGTTACGTTGATCTCCACAATTACGTGCCAGCCAACAGCTTGACGACGAAGAAAGAAAATTGGGGCATCTTAAATCGGAAGGTGCTCAGCAAAATCGATATGAAATTGTCTAAAGATACGATCAATCAGCTGGCGAATTCTCATCCCGGGGTCGCTGAACATTTATTACTAGAGCTAAGGGACAAAATTTTGTGCAACGATAAAGAGAAAGATCCGGTCGAGAAAG GCAAGAACAAGAAGTATGCCACGATAGAAGAAAATTTGTGTTTCGATTCTGACCGATTAACCGCAGCGACAGAATGCTCCCGTAGATCGATCTATGAGAGACTGTTCTTTATCGTGCAATGGCTGCTAAGTTTGCTCTGCGTTTGGAATTATTTCCCAAGCATAAAGTTCC GGAAAGAAAGTACCGGCGCGATGTCCAGGACGCAGAACACATGGGAGAACAGAAACGTTGAAGACGGTTCCATTCCTTATTACGTCTGTACGCAATTGAAGCAAGAACTTTGCGAAAAGGACGACATTATCTGTACCTTGAATCGCAAGGTCGAATATCTGGAGAGCGCGATGAAAGTGAAGGACCTGCGAATATCGAATTTAGCGTCGCAAATCTTACAGAACGCCGTGGAGTCCGAGCAGCTCGCAAAAGTTGAAACGAACAACGATACACAGATCAAATCTCGATTTCAATTGCTACATGTTCGGGATAAATTTTAA
- the Prosalpha2 gene encoding proteasome alpha2 subunit, with protein sequence MASERYSFSLTTFSPSGKLVQIEYALAAVAAGAASVGIKASNGIVLATENKHKSILYDEHSVNKVEMITKHIGMTYSGMGPDYRLLVKQARKMAQQYLLVYQEPIPTAQLVQRVAMLMQEYTQSGGVRPFGVSLLICGWDNDKPYLFQCDPSGAYFAWKATAMGKNFINGKTFLEKRYSEDLELDDAVHTAILTLKEGFEGQMTADNIEVGICDANGFRRLDPSSVKDYLANIP encoded by the exons ATGGCTTCGGAACGGTACAGTTTCTCGTTAACGACTTTCAG TCCATCTGGAAAGTTAGTGCAAATAGAATATGCTCTGGCTGCTGTAGCTGCTGGAGCAGCTAGTGTCGGTATCAAGGCCTCCAATGGAATTGTCCTTGCCACAGAAAATAAGCACAAATCCATATTGTACGATGAACATAGTGTAAACAAAGTGGAAATGATTACAAAGCATATTGGCATGACCTATAGTGGGATGGGACCAGATTATAGGCTGCTAGTAAAACAAGCTCGTAAAATGGCACAGCAATACCTGCTCGTGTATCAGGAACCGATACCAACTGCTCAGTTGGTGCAACGAGTAGCCATGCTTATGCAGGAATATACAcaatctgg tgGAGTCAGGCCTTTTGGAGTGTCTCTACTAATTTGCGGATGGGATAACGACAAGCCCTATCTGTTTCAATGCGATCCTTCTGGAGCGTATTTCGCGTGGAAGGCAACTGCTATGGGTAAGAATTTTATAAACGGTAAAACGTTTCTAGAGAAAAGGTACAGTGAGGATTTGGAGCTGGACGATGCTGTTCACACTGCCATTTTAACGCTAAAGGAAGGTTTCGAGGGTCAGATGACCGCGGATAATATAGAAgttggtatttgcgacgcgaatGGTTTCAGAAGATTGGATCCCTCCAGTGTTAAGGACTATCTTGCCAATATTCCTTAA